TGCAGAACTTAGCAGCAGAGGACGGTACACTCCAGATGCTGCCGGTCAACAAAAGCGGCAAGCCTGTCACCTTCCCATATTGGGATGGTGCAACTGTGCTGGAATGCTTTGCACATACGGGAAGCTTCACACTGCATGCCTGCAAGTACGGCGCTAAGAAGGTAACTTGTCTGGATGTGTCTGCGCATGCCATCGAGAGTGCGAAGGCCAATGTGGAGATCAACGGGTTCAATGACCGGGTGGAATTCGTGGTAGATGATGCATTTGCCTACCTGCGCAATCAGGTCAAGGGCCAGGAGGAACGCACTGAGCGTGCTACGGGCGGCGCGACGGCAGAAGGGAAAACCGGAAGCAAACCGGGTGCCAAGGCGGATACTGCGAAGCCGATGACTGCCGGGGGCGGACGTACGTGGGATGTCGTGATTCTGGACCCGCCTGCTTTTGCCAAGACCAAAAGCGCAGTGGCAGGGGCCGTACGCGGCTACAAGGACATCAATCTGCAGGGCATGAAGCTGGTGAATGACGGCGGATATCTGGTCACGGCCAGCTGTTCGTACCACATGCAGCCGCAGCTGTTCCTTGATACGATCATGGAAGCAGCCAAGGATGCCGGCAAGGTGCTGAGACTGATCGAATGGCGGGCCGCAGGCAAGGATCATCCGCAGATTCTCGGCGTGGACGAGGGCCATTATCTGAAGTTCGCCATTTTTGAGGTGCGCAGCAAATAGAATAGAAGTGTCAGAACCGGCGGGGCAGCCGGTTTTGCGGGAAGAGTCTCTTTTAAGGAGGCTCTTTTTTGATGTATTTGTACCGTGTCCACTTGGTGCATTTGCAAACAATGGCAAACGTACGTTCTGGAGCGTGCGATGGAGGTGTGCTATACTATGGAGACGAGAAGTTTCATAGATTCTGGTGCTGCATAGAGTACCAGGGTTCAACGGAAGGAGTCTGCTGAAATGACGGTTAACTTCATCATCGGCCGCTCGGGCAGCGGCAAGACGACTACAATATGGGAGCGGGTATCCTCCAGGCTAAAGGCAGAGCCGCTGGGGGCCCCGATCATTATACTTGTTCCCGAGCAGGGATCGTTCGGAGCGGAAAGGGGACTGCTGGCGGCAGGCGGCGTGAAGGGAAGTCTGCGTGCCCAGACGCTCAGCTTCTCGCGTCTCGCCTACCGGGTGAAGCAGGAGACCGGCGGCAGCGCGAGTCTGCCCATCAGTGAAGAAGGCAAAAAGATGCTGATCTACAAGATTATCAGCAAGCGCAAAGAGGAGCTGAAGCTGTTCGGTGCTTCCTCGGACCGGCCGGGATTTGTGGAGCGGCTCAGCAGTCTGCACACGGAGCTTAAGCGCTGTTGTCTTGGAGCCGGAGACCTGGAAGAGCAGATCGGCAGAATGCGGGATGCCACGCTGGGCAGCCCTATTCTGGCCGGGAAGCTGGATGATCTGCATCTCGTCTTCAGCGAGCTGGACCAGGAGATGTCACAGCTCTACATAGATGAAGAGGACAGGCTGGCCGAACTCGCTGAGCATATTGCGGACTCTGCCTATATCCGCGGCGCCGAGATCTGGGTGGACGGTTTCCACGGCTTCAGCAACCAGGAAATTGTCGTCTTACGTGAGCTGATGCAGTATGCCGGCACAATGAACATTGCGCTCACACTGGACCGGATCTATCCTCCTGATGTTGCCCCGCATGAGCTGGAGCTGTTCCATCCGGCAGCGGTAACTTACATTAAGCTGCGGGGAATGGCGGAGGAGATGGGGCTTACCGTATGGGATGAGCTGCTCGCCCCGCCCGTCCTGCCAAGGTTCCAGGACAGTCCAGTACTTGCCCATCTGGAGCGCGGGTTACAGCGCCGGCGTTCCTGGACAGGACCGGCTGAAGAGGTGAAGGAAGCCGTCAGCATCCGGGCTGCGGCTTCGCGCCGCACCGAGGTGGAGGGCGTGCTGCGCGAGATGCAGGCCCTGGCCAGAGAATCTGGAGCCAAATATGGGGAAATGGCGGTATTCATGCGCAATATGGCCGATTATGAACCGCTGATTGCCCCGTTGTTTCAGGACTTCGGCGTTCCGTTCTTCCTGGATCAGAAGCAGAGTGAGCTGCATCATCCGCTGGTGGAATTCATCCGCTCCGCCCTGGATGTCGTCCGCCGCCGCTGGCGTTATGAAGATGTGTTCCGCTGCGTGAAGACGGAGCTGCTGCTGCCGCTGGACGGAAGCATTACCCGCGCTCATATGGATGAGCTGGAGAACTACGTGCTGGCCTGCGGCATTCACGGCTCCCGCTGGACGAACGGGCGCTCTTGGAAGGGCATTCCGCGCCTATCGCTGGAGGGCAGTGAAGCTGTAGATGAAGCGATGCTGGCAAGAATGGAGGCCTGCCGGAAGGCCGTTGTTGAACCGCTGCAGGCATTTGAGCAGAGAATCAAGGCCAGCCGCAGCGGCCTGGAGCTGTGCAAGGCAGTATATCTGCTGCTGGAGGATACGGAAGCGGCAAGCAAGCTCGAAGAGATGGGAGCAGAGTCTCTGAAGCAAGGACGTCCCGAAGCCGCCCGGGAGCATAGCCAGCTCTGGGGCGCTGTTCTGGGCTTGCTGGACCAGATTGCCGAGATGATGGGCAAGGAACGGATAGAATTCAGCCTGTTCGCCGGGGTGCTGGAGACCGGGCTGGCTGAGCTTAAGATGGGGCTCGTCCCGCCTGCACTTGACCAGGTGCTGGTAGGTACGATGGACCGCACCCGGGTGTCGGGGGTGAAGTACGCCTTCCTGCTCGGTTTCAACGAAGGCGTGGTTCCGGCGCAGTTCAAGGAAGACGGCATTCTGTCCGAAGGGGAACGCCTCTTGCTGGAGAAGTCCGGTATGGAGCTTGCACCGGGCTCATCCAGGAAGCTGCTGGATGAACGCTTCCTGATCTACAATGCGCTTACGACGGCCAGCAGGAAGCTGTGGATCAGCTATGCCGTAGCTGACGATGAGGGCAAGGCGCTGCTGCCTTCGGAGGTCATCCGCCAGCTGCAGGGAATGTTCCCGCAGCAGTTAGATGAACAATTCCTCTCCGGCTTCCCGCAGAGCGGCAATGATGACGATGAAGTCCATATGGACTTCATCGGCCATCCTGAGCAGACGCTGCGCATGCTGCTGCTTCAGCTCCGCCAGTGGCGTCAAGGAGCAGAGATACCCGGCATGTGGTGGGAGGTCTATAACTGGTTTGCGGCGGAGCAGGGTGCAGACAAGCCTGCGGATGAACAGGCAGCGGAATACCGTCATGCGGATCTGTCCATGAAGCTGAAGCTGGAGCGGCTGCTCGGCTCGCTGTTCTACCGCAATGAGGGGATACGGCTGAAGAAGGAGACCAGTCTGCGCCTGTATGGCGGTTCCACGCTGCGCGGCAGCGTGTCGCGGATGGAGCGGTTCGTTGCCTGCTCCTTCTCCCATTTCGCTTCCTACGGTCTGCGGCTGAAGGAGCGCCAGCTCTACAAGCTCCAGGCCCCGGATATCGGACAGCTTTTCCATGCGGCCCTCAGTGAAATGGCGAAGCGGCTACAGGAGCAAGGCCGCAGCTGGGGCAGCATGACTGCGGAGGAGTGCCGCACGGAAGCGGGGAAGACCGTAGACAAGCTGTCTCCGCTGTTACAGGGAGAGATTCTGATGAGCAGCAAGCGCTACGGCTATATCTCGCGCAAGCTGAAGAATATTGTCGGCCGCGCTTCGGTCATCCTCGGGGAGCATTCGCGCCGGGGGAGCTTCGAGCCGGTCGGGCTGGAGCTGGATTTTGGCCCGGGTCAGGAATTGCCTCCGCTGAGAATCACACTGCCGAACGGCTGTGTCATGGAGGTGGTCGGCCGGATTGACCGGGTGGATAAGGCTGAAGGAGAGCAGGGAATTCTGCTGCGGGTTATCGACTACAAATCAAGCCAGAAGGATCTCAAGCTGCATGAGGTCTACTATGGATTGTCGCTGCAAATGTTAACGTATCTTGATGTGCTGCTGACCTATTCCGAGCAATGGCTTGGCCAGGCAGCACTGCCTGCCGGTGCGCTCTATTTCCACGTTCATGATCCGCTCCTGACCTCAGCCAACGGCATGAACCGGGAACAGGCGGAGCAGGAGCTGATGAAGCGCTTCAAGATGAAGGGCCTGCTGACCGCCGACCGCGAGGTGGTATCGCTGATGGATACCACACTCGACAAAGGGTATTCCTCTATTGTTCCGGTAGCGCTGAAGAGTGACGGCAGCTTCTACAGCAGTGCATCCGTAGCTACCCCGGAGCAATGGGTGCAGCTGCGGTCCTCGGTGCGCAGCACAATCTCTGAGATCGGGACCAGCATTACAGAGGGGGATGTGGCGATACAGCCTTACCGCATCCAGCAGGAAACAGCCTGCACCTTCTGCTCCTTCCGTCCCGTCTGCCAGTTCGATGAGGCGGTGGAGGGCAATAGTTATAACATTCTCAGCAAGCCGGGCAAAGAAGTGATCTGGGATCTGCTGTCCCGCAAAGGAGGAGAGAAGCTGTGAGCACAAGACCTGTACCCGAAACGAAGCCGGAGGGCAGTCTGTGGAGTGATGACCAGTGGCGTGCCATTGCCGAGAGCGGCAGCGATATTCTCGTGGCGGCGGCAGCCGGTTCCGGCAAAACGGCGGTTCTCGTCGAGCGGATAATCCGCAAGATTAGCAATGAGGAAGCAGGATTCAGCGTAGACCGGCTGCTGGTGGCAACCTTCACCAAGGCTGCCGCCTCCGAGATGCGCCAGCGTATCCGGGAAGCGCTTGAGCGTAAGCTTGAGGAGGACAGTGAAGGCGGGAACGAATATTTGCGCCGCCAGCTTGCTCTCTTGGGCAGAGCCTCCATTACCACGCTGCATTCCTTCTGCCTTGAAGTCATCCGCCGGTATTACCAGATGATTCCGATTGATCCCGGCTTCCGTATCCTGAATGAGCATGAGGCGGAGATGATGCGCCAGGAGCTGCTGGAAGAGCTGCTGGAGGAGAAATACGGCGAGGTTGCCGGGGACGGAGAAGATACCCTGTTCGTGCAGCTCGCAGACTGGTTCAGCGGTGAACGGAGCGATGATGCGGTGCACTCGCTGATTCAGCGGCTGCATGATTTCGCGCGCAGCCATCCCTGGCCTGCGCAGTGGCTGCGGGATACCGCAGCCGACTTTGCGCTGCCGGATGCCGAGGCTCTGAGCCATACGCCTTGGGTGCAGAGCATTCTTGCCGAAGCCCGGCTTACACTGAAGGGGGCGATCAGCCAGCTGGAGCAGGGGCGTGAGATCGCGCTTCAGCCCGGCGGTCCGGCGCCTTATGCGGAGAATCTTGCGGCCGATCTGGAGATGGCGCAGGGCCTGCTGGACGCGGTGGACTCGCAGCCCTGGGCCGGATTATATGATATCTTCATGGAGATCTCCTTCGGGAAGCTGAAGCCCTGCAAGAAGGATGCTACCGTTCCGCTGCTTCAGGAGAGCGTGAAGGCGATCCGGGATCAGGTGAAGAAGAGCCTGCTGGAGCTGCAGAAATCCCTGTTCGGCCGTCCGGCAGAATCCTTCCTGGGTGAGCTTCATACAGCGGCTCCGCTGATGCAGGAGCTGGCGGAGACCGTAATCGCCTTCGGTGAACGCTACCGTCTGGAGAAGGCGGGCCGGGGGCTGGTGGACTTCAGTGATCTGGAGCATTACTGCCTGCAGATTCTGCGTCATCCGGATTCACAGCCGGGGCATTCGCTCCCGTCGGATGCGGCGATGGAGTACCGCAGCCAGTTCGACGAAGTGCTGCTGGATGAATATCAGGATACCAACAGTGTGCAGGAGGAGATTGTCCGGCTGATCTCCCGGGAAGCCCCCGGAAACCGCTTCATGGTCGGGGATATGAAGCAGAGTATTTACCGGTTCCGCCTGGCGGAGCCGGGCCTGTTCCTGGACAAATACCGCAGGTTCAGTAATGAGCTGTCCTACGGAGACAAGCCAGATGGCCGGGCGGAGGCTAATCTGGGACTGGAGGGACAGGAGGATGGTCTCGTCATCGATCTGGCCCGCAATTTCCGCAGCAGGCTGGAAGTGGTGAATGCGGTGAATATGGTCTTCCGGCAGATTATGGACAGCAATGTCGCGGAGATCAGTTACGACGAGCGGGCAGAGCTGGTGTACGGAGCGAATTTTCCGGGAGCCGAAGAGAAAGGGCCGGATACTTATTTTGCGCCGGAGCTGCTGCTGATCGACAAGGGGAGCTCTTCCCCGGGGCCGGCGGATGAAGCAGCAGAGGACGATGAGCTGCCTCTTCTGGAGCTGGAGGCTGCCGAGAGTGAGACTGCACAGCTGGAAGCACGGGCTATTGCCCGGCGCATCTCGCAGATGACGGGAATGACCGGCGGTGAGCCGCTGCTGATCTATGATAAAGGACTGCGGATCATGCGTCCCGTAGTATATGGCGACATTGTCATTCTGCTGCGTTCGGCCCGGGTATGGACGCCGCTGATGATTGAGGAGCTGCGGGGTGAAGGCATCCCGGCATACGGGGACCAGAACAAGGGGTATTTTCAGGCTACCGAGGTGGAAATTGCCCTCTCCCTGCTGCAGATTGTCGATAATCCCCGTCAGGACATTCCGCTGGCTGGAGTGCTGCGCTCACCGGTGGTGAATCTCCGGGAGGAGGAGCTGGCGAAGGTGCGGCTGTGCAGCAGAGGGACGTTCTACGATGCGCTGGTTGCGGCTTCTGAAGCAGGGGCGGCACTGCGGGACGATCCGCCGGATCTGTTCGGGGAGGCCGGGCTGCTGGCAGGGCAGGATGCCGGTACTGGTGACACAGCCGGTGAGACGGCCGCTGCGTCAGAGCTTACGCCATCGTCAGGAAATGAGGGGGTACAGGAAGATATAATTGACGGAACCGATGCTTCAGCGGCGCTGCGGGATATTCCGCTTACGCTGCAGCGTAAGCTTAAGGCCTTCCTGGACATGCTGGAGAACTGGAGAAATGCGGCCCGGCAAGGAAGCTTAAGCGAGCTGATCTGGAGGATCTACCGTGAGAGCGGGTATCTGGAGTGGGTCGGGGGGCTTCCCGGAGGCTTTCAGCGCCAGAACAATTTAAAGGCGCTGTATGACCGGGCTGTTCAATTCGAGAACGAGACCTCGGCCAGAGGGTTGTTCCGCTTCCTGGTGTTTATCTCACGGCTGAGAGAGAACGGCGGCGATCTGGGGGTTGCGGGAGGAAGCAGCGAGGAGGCCGGGGGCGTCAGAATTATGACGATCCACAAGTCAAAGGGGCTGGAATTCCCTGTTGTCTTCCTGGCAGGTATGGCCAAAATGTTCAACCGTCAGGACCTCCACTCTCCGTTCCTGATGCACAAGGAGCTTGGTTTCGGACCGCGCTTCGTGGAGCGGGAGACCCGGGTCAGCTACCCGACGCTGCCCTATCTGGCGATTAACCGCCGTTCGCGGCTGGAGCTGCTCGCTGAGGAGATGCGCGTGCTCTATGTCGGACTGACCCGTCCGCGCGACAAAATGATTCTGGTCGGCACGGTCAGGGATCTGCCGCGCACGGTGTCCGGCTGGGCCGCGATGCAGGGCCGCGAGGAACTGCTGCTGGCGGATCACCTGCTGGCCAGGGGCCGCAGCTATCTGGACTGGGTGGGGCCAGCGCTGATCCGCCACCCTGCCGCTGCTATTCTGCGCAAGCTGGCAGGCAGTGAGGGACCGGTATCCACAGTGCTGCATGGCGATGAGTCGAACTGGAGCATTACGGTGACTGGTGCAGCGGAGCTTAGCCCGGGTGCCTTTCTTGCCGGGGACGGCGATCAGGACAAAAACGAACAACGCCGGGTGATGCTGGAGGCGCTCCGCAGGGGCAGGGCGGTGTCAACACCCGAGACCTTGGCAGCTGCGCAGATTGCAGAGAGACTGGGCTGGACTTACCGGTATGCGGCAGCGTCAAGCATCCCTGCTAAGACCTCGGTCACCGAGCTCAAGGGGTTATTGTCGATGCAGGAGCAGCCGTCGTACGACCAGCTGGAGGAGCGGAAGCTCCCAGGTAGGCCGGATGAACGGAACGAACGCGGGTATAGGGACAGCCTGCATCTCCAGCGGCCGAAATTCATGGAAAAACGGGGACTTACCCCTGCCGAGCGCGGAACGGCCTACCATACGGTGATGCAGCATATTCCGCTGGATGAGCCGGTAGACCGGTCTGTGCTGGAGGCTACGCTTGTGCGTCTTGAAAGGCTTGCGATCCTTAGCAGGGAACAGGCGGAAGCGGTAGTGCTGGAGGAAGTAGAGCAGTTCTGCCGGAGTGAGCTGGGCCACAGACTCTTCCACTCTGCCTGGAAGACCAGAGAACAGCCCTTCAGCTACACAATGCCAGCCGGTGAAGCCTACCGGGGGCTTGACTATCTGGATGAAGCGGCTGCCGGACTTGCGGATGAGCCGGGCGGCGGTGATTTTGCGGAGACGGTACTGATTCAAGGGGTGATCGACTGCCTGTTCCGGGAAGAGGGACGGCTGATTCTGCTGGATTACAAAACAGATCATATCCCTCCGCACGGGGATGGGCTGGCACAGCTGTCGGACAAATACCGTTTCCAGCTGGAGCTGTACAGCAAGGCTCTGCTGGATATTCTGGGCGAGCCGGTCAGCGAGGTTTGGCTGTACTTTTTCGACGGCGGACATGCTGTGAGATTGTGAGTGGGGGGATTGATGCTATAACTGCGGCGGATATAGGTGCTGAGCGGTAGTTGAGACAAATTATATTCTTGCGGCCTGGCGATCGTTGGATCAAAGAATGAAGTGGCTGCTTACTAAATATGGCTGTTTATCAAAATCACTGTCCGCCCCAGTCAATGTCCCTTAGAATGATGTGAAATGTTGTACTTATGAGACAATTTCATAATTCAAAACCCTTGCTATACCTGGTTTTTTTGAGCATAGAAAAAGGAGTACCTCCCCAAATTCTCGAAGTTATAGGTGACGAAACCAACACCCGAGAAGAAAAGAGGTAATCCCTATCTATTCTATTCGACAAGAAGAACTGTTTTCCTTTGAGGAATTGCTCCAGATGGCTCCGGAAGATAAATATAGCCAAATCTTTGAACACTTACATTTAGCTCCAGTTCTGTTCGCACTGCGGAAAAAGAGCCACCGTGGACGGCCTGAAAAACTAAACGTACCTGCCATGATCTACTCGCTGCTGATTGCCAAAATGGAGAACATCGAGTTTGTCTCTGCCTTGGTCCGGCGATTGAATCATAGCCACGAATTTCGAGTCCAGTGCCGGTTTACGGGCTCGGACAATATTCCCAGTCAGGCCTCCTATTCTCGTTTGATTCATGCCCTAGCGCAAACGGGAATGCTGGAACAACTTCAGGATCGCCTAGTCACCTCTGCCCTAGAAGAAGGTTTTGTGAGCGGCACCCATCTGGCTGTGGATTCCTCGATGGTTGAGGCATGGGATTGCCAATTTAGCGAATCAGCCTCCAAGCGTCGTGCGGCTCGCCGGGAGCAAAAGAAAGGCGAAGCTCCGGTGGCCGAACAACTTCAGCTCGAACATCAAGAGCCTGAGCCGAAGGCGGTGAACGCGCCGCTGAAGAAACCCAGGTACAGCAAGCCAGGTCGTCCATCCCAGGCCGAAAAGGAACGTCGGCGCGAGGAAATGGAAGCCTATGAACAAAGTCTCGGACCGTTCCAGAAAACCATTGAAGCGATGTTGCCGTACACGTACGATGAACTGCTGACCGAGTTGCCCCGGCATGCTGCGCGTTGTGACAAGAAAAATACGAAGGGCCGAATGACCAGCTATTACGGGTTCAAGGCGAATCTGCTGGTCGACACGGACAGCCAGTATATCCTCAGTGGGCTCTTTAGTTCGGCCAATCCGAATGACCAGCGTATGGCGGTCGTCCTTCTCAAAGGCCTGCTCCTAAAGTTTCCGATGCTAAAGGTCAAGCATATCTTGGGCGACAAAGGCTACGACTGCGCGGCAATCTACCAGTTGATTCATACGCTCGGCGCCTATCCTGCGATTTCCCTGATTCACCATAAAGACCCGCCTGCAGGAATGAATCTGGATTACACGCCGGTGTGCGCTCAAGGACATACGTACCGTTACGACAGTTTTGATGCCAAGTATGAGACCCTGAAGTACACCCGGCCTAGCGAATGCAAAGGCTGTGAGCTTTCCGGTTCCGATTGCCAAAAAGTGTTTAAAATTCGCATGCAAACGGATTTGCGGTTGCACACTTATCCCGCCAGAGGTAGCGAAAGTTTTACCACCCTGTACAACAAGCGGACGGCCGTGGAGCGTGTGTTTGCCTATCTCAAAGAGTATTTCGGGATGAAACGCACACGTCACCGGGGTGTCCGGGCAAGTGTCGATTTCCAGCTCA
The window above is part of the Paenibacillus sp. FSL H8-0048 genome. Proteins encoded here:
- a CDS encoding class I SAM-dependent rRNA methyltransferase; the protein is MASVILERNRKKRLEQGHPWVFASEVASVDGDPQPGGLVDVLTHQGRYLATGYYNPASQIRVRILSQHKLAAMDTAFFVERFADCLRHRERFLPGADAYRLVYGEADFLPGLIIDRFGEVLVVQLLTLAMDQHRSEIVEALVQVMAPRGIYERSDVSVRELEGLEQTTGVLYGECPRHITVSENGLKVIVDIEEGQKTGYFFDQRENRASIAPLMKGWGGRSGITLQNLAAEDGTLQMLPVNKSGKPVTFPYWDGATVLECFAHTGSFTLHACKYGAKKVTCLDVSAHAIESAKANVEINGFNDRVEFVVDDAFAYLRNQVKGQEERTERATGGATAEGKTGSKPGAKADTAKPMTAGGGRTWDVVILDPPAFAKTKSAVAGAVRGYKDINLQGMKLVNDGGYLVTASCSYHMQPQLFLDTIMEAAKDAGKVLRLIEWRAAGKDHPQILGVDEGHYLKFAIFEVRSK
- the addB gene encoding helicase-exonuclease AddAB subunit AddB, whose protein sequence is MTVNFIIGRSGSGKTTTIWERVSSRLKAEPLGAPIIILVPEQGSFGAERGLLAAGGVKGSLRAQTLSFSRLAYRVKQETGGSASLPISEEGKKMLIYKIISKRKEELKLFGASSDRPGFVERLSSLHTELKRCCLGAGDLEEQIGRMRDATLGSPILAGKLDDLHLVFSELDQEMSQLYIDEEDRLAELAEHIADSAYIRGAEIWVDGFHGFSNQEIVVLRELMQYAGTMNIALTLDRIYPPDVAPHELELFHPAAVTYIKLRGMAEEMGLTVWDELLAPPVLPRFQDSPVLAHLERGLQRRRSWTGPAEEVKEAVSIRAAASRRTEVEGVLREMQALARESGAKYGEMAVFMRNMADYEPLIAPLFQDFGVPFFLDQKQSELHHPLVEFIRSALDVVRRRWRYEDVFRCVKTELLLPLDGSITRAHMDELENYVLACGIHGSRWTNGRSWKGIPRLSLEGSEAVDEAMLARMEACRKAVVEPLQAFEQRIKASRSGLELCKAVYLLLEDTEAASKLEEMGAESLKQGRPEAAREHSQLWGAVLGLLDQIAEMMGKERIEFSLFAGVLETGLAELKMGLVPPALDQVLVGTMDRTRVSGVKYAFLLGFNEGVVPAQFKEDGILSEGERLLLEKSGMELAPGSSRKLLDERFLIYNALTTASRKLWISYAVADDEGKALLPSEVIRQLQGMFPQQLDEQFLSGFPQSGNDDDEVHMDFIGHPEQTLRMLLLQLRQWRQGAEIPGMWWEVYNWFAAEQGADKPADEQAAEYRHADLSMKLKLERLLGSLFYRNEGIRLKKETSLRLYGGSTLRGSVSRMERFVACSFSHFASYGLRLKERQLYKLQAPDIGQLFHAALSEMAKRLQEQGRSWGSMTAEECRTEAGKTVDKLSPLLQGEILMSSKRYGYISRKLKNIVGRASVILGEHSRRGSFEPVGLELDFGPGQELPPLRITLPNGCVMEVVGRIDRVDKAEGEQGILLRVIDYKSSQKDLKLHEVYYGLSLQMLTYLDVLLTYSEQWLGQAALPAGALYFHVHDPLLTSANGMNREQAEQELMKRFKMKGLLTADREVVSLMDTTLDKGYSSIVPVALKSDGSFYSSASVATPEQWVQLRSSVRSTISEIGTSITEGDVAIQPYRIQQETACTFCSFRPVCQFDEAVEGNSYNILSKPGKEVIWDLLSRKGGEKL
- a CDS encoding UvrD-helicase domain-containing protein produces the protein MSTRPVPETKPEGSLWSDDQWRAIAESGSDILVAAAAGSGKTAVLVERIIRKISNEEAGFSVDRLLVATFTKAAASEMRQRIREALERKLEEDSEGGNEYLRRQLALLGRASITTLHSFCLEVIRRYYQMIPIDPGFRILNEHEAEMMRQELLEELLEEKYGEVAGDGEDTLFVQLADWFSGERSDDAVHSLIQRLHDFARSHPWPAQWLRDTAADFALPDAEALSHTPWVQSILAEARLTLKGAISQLEQGREIALQPGGPAPYAENLAADLEMAQGLLDAVDSQPWAGLYDIFMEISFGKLKPCKKDATVPLLQESVKAIRDQVKKSLLELQKSLFGRPAESFLGELHTAAPLMQELAETVIAFGERYRLEKAGRGLVDFSDLEHYCLQILRHPDSQPGHSLPSDAAMEYRSQFDEVLLDEYQDTNSVQEEIVRLISREAPGNRFMVGDMKQSIYRFRLAEPGLFLDKYRRFSNELSYGDKPDGRAEANLGLEGQEDGLVIDLARNFRSRLEVVNAVNMVFRQIMDSNVAEISYDERAELVYGANFPGAEEKGPDTYFAPELLLIDKGSSSPGPADEAAEDDELPLLELEAAESETAQLEARAIARRISQMTGMTGGEPLLIYDKGLRIMRPVVYGDIVILLRSARVWTPLMIEELRGEGIPAYGDQNKGYFQATEVEIALSLLQIVDNPRQDIPLAGVLRSPVVNLREEELAKVRLCSRGTFYDALVAASEAGAALRDDPPDLFGEAGLLAGQDAGTGDTAGETAAASELTPSSGNEGVQEDIIDGTDASAALRDIPLTLQRKLKAFLDMLENWRNAARQGSLSELIWRIYRESGYLEWVGGLPGGFQRQNNLKALYDRAVQFENETSARGLFRFLVFISRLRENGGDLGVAGGSSEEAGGVRIMTIHKSKGLEFPVVFLAGMAKMFNRQDLHSPFLMHKELGFGPRFVERETRVSYPTLPYLAINRRSRLELLAEEMRVLYVGLTRPRDKMILVGTVRDLPRTVSGWAAMQGREELLLADHLLARGRSYLDWVGPALIRHPAAAILRKLAGSEGPVSTVLHGDESNWSITVTGAAELSPGAFLAGDGDQDKNEQRRVMLEALRRGRAVSTPETLAAAQIAERLGWTYRYAAASSIPAKTSVTELKGLLSMQEQPSYDQLEERKLPGRPDERNERGYRDSLHLQRPKFMEKRGLTPAERGTAYHTVMQHIPLDEPVDRSVLEATLVRLERLAILSREQAEAVVLEEVEQFCRSELGHRLFHSAWKTREQPFSYTMPAGEAYRGLDYLDEAAAGLADEPGGGDFAETVLIQGVIDCLFREEGRLILLDYKTDHIPPHGDGLAQLSDKYRFQLELYSKALLDILGEPVSEVWLYFFDGGHAVRL
- a CDS encoding transposase, whose product is MAPEDKYSQIFEHLHLAPVLFALRKKSHRGRPEKLNVPAMIYSLLIAKMENIEFVSALVRRLNHSHEFRVQCRFTGSDNIPSQASYSRLIHALAQTGMLEQLQDRLVTSALEEGFVSGTHLAVDSSMVEAWDCQFSESASKRRAARREQKKGEAPVAEQLQLEHQEPEPKAVNAPLKKPRYSKPGRPSQAEKERRREEMEAYEQSLGPFQKTIEAMLPYTYDELLTELPRHAARCDKKNTKGRMTSYYGFKANLLVDTDSQYILSGLFSSANPNDQRMAVVLLKGLLLKFPMLKVKHILGDKGYDCAAIYQLIHTLGAYPAISLIHHKDPPAGMNLDYTPVCAQGHTYRYDSFDAKYETLKYTRPSECKGCELSGSDCQKVFKIRMQTDLRLHTYPARGSESFTTLYNKRTAVERVFAYLKEYFGMKRTRHRGVRASVDFQLSTLAYNLSKFALDKLNQQLRDSQQVA